AGAAGATTGATGCCTTGTACCACAATGGTGATGCGCTCACCGGGGTCCCTACAGGACTTAGCGATTTAGATAAAATGACTTCGGGTTTACAACCTTCTGATTTGATTATCGTTGCGGGTCGTCCTTCTATGGGTAAAACCACTTTGGTAATGAATATGGCAGAGCATGTCGCGATTCAGTCTGGAAAACCAGTAATCGTGTACTCAATGGAGATGCCGTCAGATTCATTAGCTATGAGGATGATGTCTTCTTTAGGTCGTATTGATCAGCACAAGATAAGAACCGGAAAGCTTGATGACGATGATTGGCCTCGGGTGACTTCGGCTGTGCACATGCTGTCTGAAGCGTCTTTATTTATTGATGATACCCCAGCGTTAAGTCCTTCGGAAATGCGGGCGCGTTCGCGCCGTGTAGCCAAAGAGCATGGTTCTGTTGGTTTAATTGTAGTGGATTATCTCCAGCTTATGAAAGTACCTGGCTTTAACGCCGAAAACAGAACCGCGGAAATCTCGGAAATTTCGCGCAGTTTGAAGTCCCTTGCTAAAGAATTGCAAACGCCAGTGATTGCTTTATCGCAGTTAAACCGAAGTTTGGAGCAACGTGCCGATAAACGTCCTGTAATGTCTGACTTAAGGGAATCGGGTGCGATCGAGCAGGACGCGGACTTAATCTGCTTTATTTACCGGGATGAGGTGTATAACGAAGATAGCCCAGACAAAGGAACCGCAGAGATTATTGTTGCAAAACAAAGAAATGGTCCTATTGGAAAGGTTCGTGTAGCCTTTATTGGTAAATATACTCGATTTGAAGATTTGGCATTTAATGGGTATCAAGAGGGATTTGAATAGTGTCAAGACCGACCCACTTGGTTGTTGAGCCTAGTGCTTTACTGCATAACTTGGCGCAAATAAGACGATTTGCGCCAGGCAAAAAAATAATTACCATGGTCAAGGCTAATGCTTATGGTTGTGGCATCCATGCGGTGGTGCCTGTGCTAGAAGGGCATGTGGATGCTTTTGGTGTGGCCTGCATTGAAGAGGCCATGGTTATTCGCCGCTTAGGTAGTCGTACTCATTGTATTCTGTTTCAAGGCGTGTTTAGCCCGGATGAATTTAAACTAGTTGCAGAGCATCAATTAGGTTGTGTCATGCATCAGCCGCATCAAATACAGTGGTTGCTAAATACACCACTGGATAAGCCGATTAAATTATGGGTGAAAGTAAATACGGGCATGCATCGTCTGGGATTTAAGCCTCACGAATTGCAAGAGGTGATGAATGCGTTACAAGCTTGCCCTTGGGTAGATAAAGACATTGGTTTAATGACTCATTTAGCTTGTGCTGATGAGCCTGAGCGTGTGGAAAATTATCAGCAGATTTCTCTTTTTGAAAGTATTTCAGTAGCTGGTTTTAGCCAGCGTAGTATGGCCAATTCAGCAGCAATTATTTCTTTCCCACAAACACATGCGGATGTAGTGAGGCCAGGCATCATGCTGTATGGGGTGTCGCCCTTTGCTGATAAGACCGCAACAGACTTGGGCTTAGTTCCGGTAATGCGTTTTATATCCGCGATTAGTGCTGTTTATGATAATCCACCTTTTGCACAAGTGGGATATAGCGGGATTTGGAGCAGCCTAAAAACTTCACGAATTGGTATTGTTGCTGCAGGTTATGGGGATGGTTATCCTCGTCATATTGCTGCGAATACGCCAGTTTGGGTACAGGGTAGGGAAGTTCCAATTGCGGGTCGTATTTCTATGGATATGTTGGCTGTTGATTTAACGGAACATCCTGACATCAAACCCGGAGCTCCAGTGGAGTTGTGGGGGACTCATATTTTAGTGGAGCGTATTGCTCAAGCCGCGGGGACCATTGGCTACGAGTTACTGTGCCAAATTTCAGAACGTGTGCGCCATTCTTAATCATTCCTTGCTTGGGTTTATAGCCCAACAACAAGGTCTCAAGCCACACCGGCGCCCAATGGGGGCTATGAGCTAGAAGCAGGTCCTTGTTTAAAATGATATGGATCATAATCACCCAGGGTGTTAGAATGGTGTCGATTTTTTAACCCTTTAATCTGGTGACAATCATGAAAAAGTTAGCTGTTGCATCCTTATCCTTGTCTTTTTTACTCGTCGGTTGTACCGGGGTGAATAATGAAGGCATAGGCGCCCTTTCTGGTGGTGTCGTTGGTGGATTGCTCGGTAGCCAGTTTGGTAGTGGCGGTGGTAAAGTCGCTGCAGCAGCTGGTGGTGCTCTTATTGGTGCTGTTTTAGGTGGCCAAATTGGGCGAAGCATGGATAAAGTAGACCAAATGCAAATGCAAAGAGCACTGGAAACTGCGCCAACAGGTAGAGCAGTTAATTGGTCAAACCCAGATACTGGATATCGTTATACCGTTCAACCTACTAGAACTTATTATCATGAACAACATCATGAACGCTTGCCTTGTCGTGAATATACTACGAAAGCATGGATTGATGGCCGAACTCAACTTCTCCGTGGTAGCGCTTGTCGTCAACCTGATGGATCTTGGCACGTAGTGAACTAGTAATTTTAAGCCTAAACGTGTCACAGAAACGTGGCCCGTATTACGCTGCGCTAATACGGGCCACAATTTCTACGTTTTGAGGCTATTAAGCTATCGGCTTATCCTTCACTTCTTTTGAACTTTTATCACAACAAGCACAACCGCAATTATTAAATTTATTGTAGAGCCAGGCAATAAGAAAACCCATAATGAAGGCATCAATAAATGCAATAACTGCTCCAAGGATACTTCCTTTAATGGATGGAGTATATCCAGGATATAAATTTCCCATTGATATAACAAAATCATGTCCATAGGCATAATAAGTAGCAATTAAGCCTAGTAATAATATGCTTATGCCCCAAAGCACACCAAAAGCTAGGCCCAAGCTTACAGGATTTATTCTGCAACCACTCATAATTATCTCCATATAAAAAGGCCTCGTGTAGGAAGAGGCTGTGTTGGTTTACGGGTGGTTCACAATTAAACCTGTTGTTGGCCAGCCCAAGAGACATGAAATGCCTCTTGTAGGAGTATAGCTCTACTTTGCATCAAGTAGTAGTTTTTGACAAATTGAAAAATATTGTGCCTCCAATTGATGCAGATCGATTAAAGAAACACATTCATTCACTTGATGGATGGTGGCATTAACAGGGCCTAACTCGATAACTTCTACACCATAAGGAGCAATAAAACGACCATCAGAAGTACCGCCACTGGTTGACAATTCAGGAGTAAAACCTGATTGCTCCAGAATCGCCTGTTGTGTGCTTTCTAATAAAGCACCTTGGGCAGTTAAAAAAGGCTCTCCGCTTAAACGCCAGTTGATACTCGGACTAAGACCAAACTCATGAAAAGTTGCGATAACCTGCTCTTTTAATGTCTCTTGAGTTTGCTCTGTAGAATAGCGGAAATTCAAGTGCATATTCAGCTCACCGGGAATAATATTAGGAGCTTGCCCACCCGAGCTAATAGAGGTTATTTGCATGGAAGTTGGCGGGAAATACGCATTTCCCTCATCCCAATGAATAGCCGTTAATTTAGCCAGAGCTGGGCTTATTTTATGAATAGGATTTTCTGCTAAATGCGGATAGGCTACGTGTCCTTGTTTTCCATGCAGACAGATTTTTGCGCTTAATGAACCGCGTCTACCAATTTTAAGCACGTCCCCAACGTGAGCAGTACTGGAAGGCTCTCCAACAATACAATAATCAATATGAATTCCCTGTTTCTGTAATTGCTCCATTACATAAGGTGTTCCTAAATCATAATCATCACCTTCTTCACCGCTGGTAATGAGAAAGCCTAATCGTCCAGGAAAAGCGGGATAGGCTTCGACGAAGCGCTTTGCCATGAGTAGCATGCAAGCAAGGCTGCCTTTCATATCCGCAACGCCACGGCCATAAAGCATACTGTCTTTGTCTACTAAAACAAAGGGATCAGTATGCCATTTTGACTCATCACCGATAGGTACTACATCAGTATGGCCTGCAAATACCAATAAAGGCCCACTGTCTCCATAAAGGGCAAAAAAATTAGATACAGGGCCATTATTCATCCGTTCGCAACTGAATCCCGCATTCTGCAAGAATTGAATCATAAATTCCTGGCATCCAGCATCATCTGGAGTAATCGATGGGAAATTAATGAGTTCAGCTAATAGTTCCTTTATTTTACTCATAATTTAGTTTGCTCTTAATAATTCATTAATGCTCACTTTCGCCCGGGTTTTTTCATCCACCTGTTTTACAATTACAGCGCAATATAGGCTATGGCTTTTATCTTCACTAGGTAGGCTTCCAGCAACAACTACGGAGCCTTCAGGAATGCGGCCATAGGTAATTTCCCCAGTCAGACGATTATAGATTTTTGTACTTTGTCCTAGATAAACGCCCATGGATAGTACGGAATTGCGTTCTACAATAACCCCTTCAACTACTTCGGAGCGTGCACCGATAAAGCAATTATCTTCAATAATAGTTGGATTTGCCTGTAATGGTTCTAATACACCACCAATCCCAACACCTCCTGAAAGATGTACATTTTTACCAATTTGCGCACATGAGCCAACGGTAGCCCAAGTGTCAACCATTACGCCCTCATCAATATAGGCGCCTACATTAACATAGGAGGGCATTAAGATGCTGTTTTTAGCAATATAAGCTCCTTTGCGCACCATGGCATGCGGTACAACACGGACACCGGTTTGTTGAAATTGCTCTTCGCTATAGCCTTGATACTTTAGTGGAACTTTGTCATAAAACTGACAAAATCCGGCGTCGATAATTTGATTAGGAAATAATTTAAATGATAGCAGGACGGCTTTTTTAATCCATTGATGCACGACCCAGTCATCATTTATTTTTTCTGCAACACGGTATTGGCCACTATCCAGACAAGAAAGTACTTCATTTACTGCTGCAATGAGCTCAGGTGTTGCAGTACTCATGGATAAGGTTTGACGTTGTTCAAAAGCTTGCTCAATAATGGTTTGTAACGTATGCATATGTTTTTCCTAAATAATGTTATAACAAGGCGTTGTGTAAATCAGCTTGTAAGTCTTCCACGTGCTCAATACCCACAGAAAGACGAATGAAGCCATCTTCAATTCCTAAGATTTTGCGTTGCTCCGGTGGAATAGAGGCATGTGTCATAATCGCTGGGTGCTCAATTAAGCTTTCAACTCCACCTAAACTCTCAGCTAGGGTGAATAATTCACAGCGGGATAAAAAGCGTTTCGCTTCTTCGATGCCACCGTCAATTACCATGGAAATCATACCGCCAAAACCTTGCATTTGCTCTTTAGCTAACTGGTGCTGTGGATGACTAGCAAGACCTGGATAGATTACTTTACTGACTTTAGGGTGTGAGCTTAGCCAGTTTGCTAGATGTTCCGCATTTTCACAATGTCTTTGCATGCGTAAGGACAGGGTTTTGAGGCTTCTGAGTACTAAAAAGCTATCAAATGGACCGGCAATTCCTCCACACGAGTTTTGTAAGAATGCCATCCGATCAGCAAGGTCTGCATTGTCGCCCACAACAACGACACCACTAATTACATCGGAATGACCATTTAAGTATTTCGTTGCTGAATGCAGCACGATATCAAACCCCAATTCAATTGGGCGTTGAATCCAGGGAGTAGCAAAGGTATTGTCGGCGACCGTAATGAGGTTATGGCGTTTTGCAATCGCGGCGATTTCACGTAAATTGGCTAGTTTTAGCATGGGATTGGAAGGAGTTTCTACCCAGATTAAGCGCGTTTTAGGAGTGATTGCGGCCTCAATATTGCGGGCGTCGGTCATATCTACAAAAGAAAAAGATAAGTTGGAAGTACGTGTTTTCACCTTATCGAATAAACGAAAAGAACCACCATAAAGGTCGTCGGTAGCAATCACGTGGTCTCCAGCATCGAGCAGATCAATAACTGTATTTATGGCTGCCATTCCTGAGCCAAAAGCAAAACCACGCTGACCTGACTCCAAGCTAGCAATACAGCCTTCATAAGCTGCACGTGTAGGGTTTTGCGTGCGTGAATACTCATATCCTTGATGTACTCCAGGCGCACTTTGTCGGTATGTTGAGGTTGCATAAATAGGGGTCATTACTGCACCAGTACTTGGACATGGCTCTTGGCCTGCATGAATGGCTCGCGTATCGAAGTGATTCTTTTTCATTCAATATATTCCTTATAAGTAATCGTCTGTATTCTAGTGGGGTAATTTCCTCTAGGCAAGGTATCAATTGATGCTAAATTTAGAGTGAATAGAAGCTATAATGACCTTTGGCCGGGATGGGTCATGATTGAATATCAATCAAATTATGCTCTATACACCCCTGGCATACTATGTTTTTAGATATTTCTTATCAAAGCCTAACTTTTAGCTTGGGCTAATACCATCAAATATTGGTTGTTTTGGACATCTGTTCGATTCTCGTGTGAATTGTTTGGCATCAGTGAAACCTGCTATAGATATCAAGCTAAATTAGGTGATGAAAATGCAGCAATCGCGGATTGGTTGCTCTGCGTGACACAGAGTCAGGTAATTGGGGTTTTGGTCTATGTTTTCTCTACCTACGCAATGTCAAAGGATTTATCTGGAATCATAAGCGGGTTTATCGAATTTATCGTGAGCTCGAACTTAACCTGCGGATAAAACCGAAAAAGCGGTTAATTAGGAACAAGCCGGAAGCATTAGCGGTGCCTACTGCAATCAACGAGTGTTGGTCTATGGATTTTATGCACGATCAATTAGACAATGGTCTTCTAGATCTCGATAGCTAATGCCATATTTACAATACCAACGGACGCATTGCATTATCACTTCACCATGAAAATGGCGCCATTTAAAATCCACTGGTTGATATTTCTCCATGCATTACTCCATACTTTTGATTGGCTAAGTATAGACAATCGATTTTTTTGCAACACAGCCATTTTTAATACTATTTTTCTTAAGTAGGTTGGCGTTTCCATTACTCCCCAAAGGCCTAATTTGTGTGCTGAAACTCCTTGTCCTGATTTTTACTCAATACCAATTGACATCTTCTGGAGGAATTAATTTAACTCCAGTAACTTTTGCTTCGTCAAAAGCCGCTTTAATCTCTTCATTAACAAGAAGATTCACAAAATATTCAATATCCCTGGCAATATGAAAGCCATTTAAGGCATTTTCTTTATAAGCAGCATGTTTAAACGAAAGAATATCTTCTTCTCCTGGTATTTTTGTATAAACTGACTTTTCATGGTCAAGGCATTTAATGGCATGCAATACATTGATGTAAAAATATGTATTACTTAAAGTGCCATCCGTACAATGAAGATCTGCATTAATAAACTGCACCTCATTAGGAGCCAGCTCTTCAATAATTGTTCTAACTTTTGTATTAACTAAAGGTATTCTTGCGTTATTAGGTAAACAATCAAAGGCCAATACTTTTTTTTGTGGAATGATAAATTCTACCTGTGGGGCAGGAGCAAAAACGTCTGTTTTTAAAAATATACTATCATAGAGCAAAAATCGATCGGGGGAATGCTCTGTATCATAACATCCAACTTCTTTATTTTTAATCGAATCGGGAGAAGTCCATAAATAAATCATTTCAACTCCATAATTATTTTTTAATCCAAGGGCGATGATGCTTATTTAAAGCAATATTACCACCTTTTAATTCTTGGCGTAACTCCGCCAACATGTTTTTAGTTTGCTCTCTATATTGTGTCGGAGTCCACCCTGAGATCCTTCCTTTTTTTAAAAGGATATCCATTTTTTGTGCTATCTGTTCACTATAGGCATTTGTGTGTCTTCCTAAATGAATAGAGCGACTCGGATGTTGATTAGCCTGAGTAGGCAAATAAATTTTATTTGCTCTGGAGTTAGGATTAATTCCTGATAATTGCCAAAGAGGATGATTTGCTGTTTGCCGGTTTTTATTACTGACAATGTGATGGTCTTGAAAACCTCGCGTTATCGCTGTGCGATTAAATGACACAGGGTTTTGATTTACATTAACCCGAGCCTGTAAGTTTACACCACCATACACAAAAAATGAATAACGAGATAAACCATCCCTTGATACTTTTTCCTCGTGCTTAATACTGGCAGGAACCCAGTAGCAAACCCCTTCATTATCTTCTTCGGGCACTTCTTTTTCTGCAAAGGCCAGGCACTTGTATGAGCGTTGTAAGCGCTCATACCCGAACAGTGTGTCCCTGGTTTGCTCAGCAAATACTCGTCGGGCAATTGTTTTATCCCCTGTGGCCTGATTTTCCGTTAAGGCATGATAAAAATCCTGCCTGCTAGAACCAGGAGTATTTTTGCAGAGTTGCTCTATAACCGACTCCAAGGTAGTTTTCTTTTGTGCCTCACATAATTTTCTCGCTAAAGGTTTGGAATCACCAGCTGCAAACTGTTTTACCAACGGTTCGATTATAGATGATGCCATGTGAAATTCGCTTGCAAGAGAGCGAACCAAATCCTCTTGTTGAGATTTGGTAGTAAAACCGTGCTCTCTTTTTAAGGCATCCAATGTCTGTATTTTTTGGTTTTCAATGTCAGCAAGAGAACTGCGAATCTGTGTGGTCTGAGTGGTAACGGATTGGTGAATGGAATCAAAAGCCTTTTTGTAATAGCGATAGGTTTCTGTATCCTCTGGATTCACTTGAGGATTGACAAGTGCTGTTATCGCATTTATTTTATGGTTATTTCTTACTCGCATACTATCCAGCATGCGTACCATAACCGCCAGGCGGCTCAATTCTCTAAGCCGGCCAAACTCGGGTAAGTACGTGGCAAATTCATTGTAATGAAGGGTCAGGTCATGTGCAAAGATAAATTCAGGTGAATACCGGTGAGACATCTTTGTTTGCTTCGCTACATCACGCGTGAGTTTCACTAATAAACGCGTATTTTGACTAGTGAGCGCGACTAAACCGTTAATTCGAGGCTGATGGTAAAGGCGGGTCATGTTTTCCGGAATGATTTTTGTCTCATGTTCTTTGATAAGTGTATTATTCTCCCAATAAATAACTTTTTTGGATTCCGTATTAAAAATCATGGCATGACCCGGAATTATTTGTTGTTTCCCTAGTACACGGGCGATTTCTGCAGGGGTGAGTACATAAATAGGCCAGCCTTCATCTTCGTTGCTTACATCCTTTAATTCGCCATGAATGTCTCGCTCCATACGGTGTTTTTTGACCACCATACGCATTTCCCCTAGGCGTACGCTGGTGCTGGTATCCGCTTCATCAGTCTGAGTATCCACGTTGATTTCTTCGGCTTCAATCCAAAACCGATGAATGGTTCCATGGTGCTCCGCTTCACGGTAACGTTTTATAATGTCACATAAATAAGCCGGTAAATGTGACAAGGCATTTTCGATTGGCTGGCGGTCAAATGGATAGGTACCTTGCACTTCTTGTCCAGTCGTCATGAATTTTAACATGTAATCGGTCAGTAACATGGTATCCATTAATGCGCTGTCTGCAAGACCTGTGGGCGCAAAACGCATGGTATTAAAGGGATGATAGGGTTTGTCGGGATCGGCTGGATCTAAACTGAAGAAGGCGGCGCCTAAATTTTTAACCATCATTTCCTGTACATCATATCCGGTAAAAAGACGCTCCCAATCTTCATCCTCTGGGGACCAAGGCTCCATAAAAAATGAAATGTTGCCGGTTTGGTTATTGACTTGAAAACCTTCGACACGTTTATAAGACGGAATTTGGGGGTTCAATGGTAATGCATCGGTGGGCTGTAGCCATCCTTGTGCATCACGAGCAACCATAACCCAATCACTGTCTAAATGTTGCTCTACATCCAAGAAGCCCCAACCATTATCCAGCAATAATTCTTCCATCAAGGATAAACGGATATCTTTTTCGAATTGCGGATCATAATGTGCCATAAACCAGTTTTTTAGGCAGGCTTCGTAAATTTGATAAAGAACGGTGGTTTCCTGGTATTCCAGAGCAATCCCATCCGCATGCGTTTGATTGTATTGGTAGCGCTGGTACAGCGTATTTAACATGTGCCGCATCAAGGGAAGCATTTTATTGTCTTGTGTTAATAGCTCTATATTAGAGCGTGTGTGTTCGTAACAAGGGAAAACGTCCGCAAGGAGTGCATGTTTTTTTTGTAGCTCAGGCAGTACTTCTGTAAGCAGAGCATTATCGCAAGTGAATTGCGACAAAAAGGTTACGAGCAAAGCCATCACATATAAGCTGAGATCGGGGGCAGATTTTTCCGTTACAGAAAAAGCGGTAAGGTACATTTTTAAAGCCAGCTGTTCATCTGCTTGTTTTAATGCTAATTCGGATTCTAAAACAGAAGCTTGCTGAAATTTAAGGCCTATCTGAATAAATAAATTGGCGTAAAGCGAGGGGGTTAAGCATTCTTTTATCGCAGGAATCCAGTCTAATAAAGTAAACGCATGAGCTCTATAGTCTGCTGCATTTTGCTCCAGAGAAGACGCTTGAAGAGCGGTCTCCAGTTTGATGAGTAACTTC
Above is a genomic segment from Legionella lytica containing:
- the dnaB gene encoding replicative DNA helicase, translating into MLDLKKSQKTVDPLRRPPHSVEAEQSIIGGLMLDNQVWDKISTKLCETDFYRTEHRILFRAISGLSKKDQPFDVVTLLDTLKSHNELDDAGGEAYLFELANNTPSVANVNAYADIVREKSVQRQLIGVATEIADAAYNPEGREVPELLDMAETKVFAIGEQTGGDGGPENIKSILVRTVEKIDALYHNGDALTGVPTGLSDLDKMTSGLQPSDLIIVAGRPSMGKTTLVMNMAEHVAIQSGKPVIVYSMEMPSDSLAMRMMSSLGRIDQHKIRTGKLDDDDWPRVTSAVHMLSEASLFIDDTPALSPSEMRARSRRVAKEHGSVGLIVVDYLQLMKVPGFNAENRTAEISEISRSLKSLAKELQTPVIALSQLNRSLEQRADKRPVMSDLRESGAIEQDADLICFIYRDEVYNEDSPDKGTAEIIVAKQRNGPIGKVRVAFIGKYTRFEDLAFNGYQEGFE
- the alr gene encoding alanine racemase codes for the protein MSRPTHLVVEPSALLHNLAQIRRFAPGKKIITMVKANAYGCGIHAVVPVLEGHVDAFGVACIEEAMVIRRLGSRTHCILFQGVFSPDEFKLVAEHQLGCVMHQPHQIQWLLNTPLDKPIKLWVKVNTGMHRLGFKPHELQEVMNALQACPWVDKDIGLMTHLACADEPERVENYQQISLFESISVAGFSQRSMANSAAIISFPQTHADVVRPGIMLYGVSPFADKTATDLGLVPVMRFISAISAVYDNPPFAQVGYSGIWSSLKTSRIGIVAAGYGDGYPRHIAANTPVWVQGREVPIAGRISMDMLAVDLTEHPDIKPGAPVELWGTHILVERIAQAAGTIGYELLCQISERVRHS
- a CDS encoding RT0821/Lpp0805 family surface protein, which gives rise to MKKLAVASLSLSFLLVGCTGVNNEGIGALSGGVVGGLLGSQFGSGGGKVAAAAGGALIGAVLGGQIGRSMDKVDQMQMQRALETAPTGRAVNWSNPDTGYRYTVQPTRTYYHEQHHERLPCREYTTKAWIDGRTQLLRGSACRQPDGSWHVVN
- a CDS encoding bacteriophage holin, which translates into the protein MSGCRINPVSLGLAFGVLWGISILLLGLIATYYAYGHDFVISMGNLYPGYTPSIKGSILGAVIAFIDAFIMGFLIAWLYNKFNNCGCACCDKSSKEVKDKPIA
- the dapE gene encoding succinyl-diaminopimelate desuccinylase — encoded protein: MSKIKELLAELINFPSITPDDAGCQEFMIQFLQNAGFSCERMNNGPVSNFFALYGDSGPLLVFAGHTDVVPIGDESKWHTDPFVLVDKDSMLYGRGVADMKGSLACMLLMAKRFVEAYPAFPGRLGFLITSGEEGDDYDLGTPYVMEQLQKQGIHIDYCIVGEPSSTAHVGDVLKIGRRGSLSAKICLHGKQGHVAYPHLAENPIHKISPALAKLTAIHWDEGNAYFPPTSMQITSISSGGQAPNIIPGELNMHLNFRYSTEQTQETLKEQVIATFHEFGLSPSINWRLSGEPFLTAQGALLESTQQAILEQSGFTPELSTSGGTSDGRFIAPYGVEVIELGPVNATIHQVNECVSLIDLHQLEAQYFSICQKLLLDAK
- the dapD gene encoding 2,3,4,5-tetrahydropyridine-2,6-dicarboxylate N-succinyltransferase, whose translation is MSTATPELIAAVNEVLSCLDSGQYRVAEKINDDWVVHQWIKKAVLLSFKLFPNQIIDAGFCQFYDKVPLKYQGYSEEQFQQTGVRVVPHAMVRKGAYIAKNSILMPSYVNVGAYIDEGVMVDTWATVGSCAQIGKNVHLSGGVGIGGVLEPLQANPTIIEDNCFIGARSEVVEGVIVERNSVLSMGVYLGQSTKIYNRLTGEITYGRIPEGSVVVAGSLPSEDKSHSLYCAVIVKQVDEKTRAKVSINELLRAN
- a CDS encoding trans-sulfuration enzyme family protein, whose product is MKKNHFDTRAIHAGQEPCPSTGAVMTPIYATSTYRQSAPGVHQGYEYSRTQNPTRAAYEGCIASLESGQRGFAFGSGMAAINTVIDLLDAGDHVIATDDLYGGSFRLFDKVKTRTSNLSFSFVDMTDARNIEAAITPKTRLIWVETPSNPMLKLANLREIAAIAKRHNLITVADNTFATPWIQRPIELGFDIVLHSATKYLNGHSDVISGVVVVGDNADLADRMAFLQNSCGGIAGPFDSFLVLRSLKTLSLRMQRHCENAEHLANWLSSHPKVSKVIYPGLASHPQHQLAKEQMQGFGGMISMVIDGGIEEAKRFLSRCELFTLAESLGGVESLIEHPAIMTHASIPPEQRKILGIEDGFIRLSVGIEHVEDLQADLHNALL
- a CDS encoding Imm43 family immunity protein, with amino-acid sequence MIYLWTSPDSIKNKEVGCYDTEHSPDRFLLYDSIFLKTDVFAPAPQVEFIIPQKKVLAFDCLPNNARIPLVNTKVRTIIEELAPNEVQFINADLHCTDGTLSNTYFYINVLHAIKCLDHEKSVYTKIPGEEDILSFKHAAYKENALNGFHIARDIEYFVNLLVNEEIKAAFDEAKVTGVKLIPPEDVNWY
- a CDS encoding DnaJ domain-containing protein, producing the protein MKNLYQVLEISANATPKEIKRAYRKLALIYHPDRPGGSTELMNEINKAYETLSDPETKTEYDLNWSVFQQLDDEALKPVSGYLTSNDASLFFSFAFKREHANLVALAEKQGVTQVLAKTRLTPFKTDIYSYDELIYSDLVAYLKAKGSESSNLICDETPIELNKNIEKSTTSEPNDINPNETNVNTTSNLFTRFFSSVTEYFIPEDFTEYFIPPETEYPNPPDEFEEENMEELNALFPNEFNVDTALNLFAQFLSGHYYGKQLKKLHTYFNKNTATLKKTHVDAPELQVYEAFFTVIDIIVNERPVHHCLAALGGIVSYAKELPQINQQGFLTLFCNPYYRAFYEYVQHEQWHDDYIDLFTSDLVTNFDGYEHGVKKFEALKAQFMDSKDTNVLNTAKHMKLLIKLETALQASSLEQNAADYRAHAFTLLDWIPAIKECLTPSLYANLFIQIGLKFQQASVLESELALKQADEQLALKMYLTAFSVTEKSAPDLSLYVMALLVTFLSQFTCDNALLTEVLPELQKKHALLADVFPCYEHTRSNIELLTQDNKMLPLMRHMLNTLYQRYQYNQTHADGIALEYQETTVLYQIYEACLKNWFMAHYDPQFEKDIRLSLMEELLLDNGWGFLDVEQHLDSDWVMVARDAQGWLQPTDALPLNPQIPSYKRVEGFQVNNQTGNISFFMEPWSPEDEDWERLFTGYDVQEMMVKNLGAAFFSLDPADPDKPYHPFNTMRFAPTGLADSALMDTMLLTDYMLKFMTTGQEVQGTYPFDRQPIENALSHLPAYLCDIIKRYREAEHHGTIHRFWIEAEEINVDTQTDEADTSTSVRLGEMRMVVKKHRMERDIHGELKDVSNEDEGWPIYVLTPAEIARVLGKQQIIPGHAMIFNTESKKVIYWENNTLIKEHETKIIPENMTRLYHQPRINGLVALTSQNTRLLVKLTRDVAKQTKMSHRYSPEFIFAHDLTLHYNEFATYLPEFGRLRELSRLAVMVRMLDSMRVRNNHKINAITALVNPQVNPEDTETYRYYKKAFDSIHQSVTTQTTQIRSSLADIENQKIQTLDALKREHGFTTKSQQEDLVRSLASEFHMASSIIEPLVKQFAAGDSKPLARKLCEAQKKTTLESVIEQLCKNTPGSSRQDFYHALTENQATGDKTIARRVFAEQTRDTLFGYERLQRSYKCLAFAEKEVPEEDNEGVCYWVPASIKHEEKVSRDGLSRYSFFVYGGVNLQARVNVNQNPVSFNRTAITRGFQDHHIVSNKNRQTANHPLWQLSGINPNSRANKIYLPTQANQHPSRSIHLGRHTNAYSEQIAQKMDILLKKGRISGWTPTQYREQTKNMLAELRQELKGGNIALNKHHRPWIKK